One Brassica napus cultivar Da-Ae chromosome C2, Da-Ae, whole genome shotgun sequence DNA window includes the following coding sequences:
- the LOC125582470 gene encoding uncharacterized protein LOC125582470, whose protein sequence is MVQNDATLGAPGGEPTPTPEAAPPITTDFMSSIMARLAHQDEVQKTTNNQLAALVAALTAPDGQTSRPQQIRRRLFNTNPTATGGEHLSDDSEPNETLLADHPPVGSDLATIRELAELKLGEKIHQVTSAAPQIESVLAATSHTPFTSSLTSVQLRKIEKLRLPEYKPGGDPVEHMTAFNNSMARARLPEEERDAGYCQLFVETLHEQALTWFSQLEENSIGSFRDLSAAFLKTYIMFTKRSATASSLWNLNQTKDQSLRDYTEKFKTVVSRIDIPDGIAIDALRNTLWVRSKFREDLYQNPTTSLQDAFVRSDNFIRMEEDTNAILSKMNAPKATAAKNANTRQEPRQHTPTDKNNRKDGYMYASTRTTCRFQLS, encoded by the coding sequence ATGGTTCAAAACGACGCCACCCTCGGCGCTCCAGGCGGTGAACCAACCCCAACGCCCGAAGCCGCGCCGCCCATCACCACAGATTTCATGAGCTCTATCATGGCTCGACTTGCTCATCAAGACGAAGTCCAAAAGACGACCAACAACCAGTTAGCTGCTCTGGTCGCGGCCCTCACAGCTCCCGACGGCCAAACAAGCCGTCCCCAGCAGATACGCCGTCGCCTCTTTAACACCAACCCGACGGCGACCGGAGGCGAACATCTCTCAGACGACTCCGAGCCTAACGAAACCCTTCTCGCCGACCACCCCCCGGTAGGTTCTGATCTGGCAACCATACGCGAGCTCGCCGAGCTCAAACTCGGCGAGAAGATCCATCAAGTAACCAGCGCGGCCCCGCAAATCGAGAGCGTCCTCGCCGCAACCTCACACACTCCGTTTACTAGTTCTCTGACCAGCGTCCAActcagaaaaatagaaaaactgcGACTACCCGAGTACAAACCCGGCGGAGATCCGGTGGAACACATGACAGCTTTCAACAATTCGATGGCACGGGCTCGACTCCCAGAAGAAGAAAGGGACGCAGGCTACTGCCAACTGTTCGTCGAGACTCTCCACGAGCAAGCCCTAACCTGGTTTTCCCAGTTAGAAGAaaactccatcggaagtttccgcgACTTGTCAGCAGCTTTTCTCAAGACTTACATTATGTTCACCAAGCGCAGCGCTACTGCCTCTAGCTTGTGGAACCTCAACCAAACCAAAGACCAGAGTCTTCGCGACTACACGGAGAAGTTCAAAACCGTAGTCTCAAGGATTGACATTCCAGACGGTATCGCCATTGACGCCTTGCGGAACACGTTGTGGGTTCGTTCTAAATTCCGGGAGGATTTATACCAAAACCCAACTACGTCACTCCAGGACGCTTTCGTGCGATCTGACAACTTCAtccgaatggaagaagatactAACGCCATTCTCAGCAAGATGAACGCACCCAAAGCGACAGCGGCTAAAAACGCCAACACGCGACAAGAACCGCGCCAGCATACTCCAACCGACAAAAACAACCGCAAAGACGGATACATGTATGCGTCAACGAGAACAACTTGCCGGTTTCAACTCTCGTAA